A portion of the Pseudarthrobacter sp. L1SW genome contains these proteins:
- a CDS encoding DUF5998 family protein: MSSQPPASAPETPGNENQAVRHSSHNHGAQGQSLDGALQKAGFYPRLVADVVDDALDGRDCVAHLVHLETHFDRAEVRRHITVLVLTADMLVITHVDDQQLDEAGEQIVAQISTESVPVAQIRSVVLSYMYAQPQNYKPSDPVREVTLSIAWSGGQRLDMGPASCGDPQCEADHGYSGTIAQEDIVLRISAEADGLQAVQDAKLFARALRAVNTGSAAPAPHVQSLPPRPRPGVFGNRLSRGHQQR; the protein is encoded by the coding sequence GCAGTCCGCCACAGCTCACACAACCACGGTGCCCAGGGCCAAAGCCTGGACGGCGCACTGCAGAAGGCCGGTTTCTATCCCCGCCTGGTTGCCGACGTTGTTGACGACGCCCTGGACGGCCGCGACTGCGTAGCCCACCTGGTGCACCTGGAAACACACTTTGACCGGGCCGAGGTCCGGCGCCACATCACCGTCCTGGTGCTGACTGCGGACATGCTGGTGATCACCCACGTGGACGACCAGCAGCTTGACGAGGCCGGCGAACAGATCGTGGCCCAGATCTCCACGGAGTCCGTTCCCGTGGCGCAGATCCGCTCCGTGGTGCTCAGCTACATGTACGCGCAGCCGCAGAACTACAAGCCATCGGATCCCGTGCGCGAGGTGACGCTGTCCATCGCCTGGTCCGGCGGCCAGCGGCTGGATATGGGTCCAGCCAGCTGCGGGGATCCCCAGTGCGAAGCCGACCACGGCTACAGCGGCACCATTGCCCAGGAAGACATCGTCCTCCGGATCAGTGCCGAGGCGGATGGGCTGCAGGCAGTCCAGGACGCCAAGCTTTTTGCCCGCGCGCTGCGCGCAGTGAACACAGGTTCCGCCGCTCCGGCGCCGCATGTCCAGTCCCTCCCTCCGCGGCCGCGTCCGGGTGTGTTCGGCAACCGGCTGAGCCGCGGGCATCAGCAGCGCTGA